In the Malania oleifera isolate guangnan ecotype guangnan chromosome 1, ASM2987363v1, whole genome shotgun sequence genome, one interval contains:
- the LOC131152371 gene encoding uncharacterized protein LOC131152371: MRLGFWLGKAAMAMIRMATRTIAYRWFIWVAGCVRRVRTACRIFIKQPACVRVLYRELHFQVRYEALRHGVAAMAPAAAGASANVECAATSRVMEEQQCHCNQRDPGTPLPVHFHFHSATLTQVGRVRSCAGYI, encoded by the coding sequence ATGAGGCTTGGGTTTTGGTTGGGGAAGGCAGCCATGGCTATGATAAGAATGGCCACGCGGACAATTGCATACCGCTGGTTTATTTGGGTCGCTGGCTGCGTTCGCCGGGTGAGAACTGCATGCCGGATTTTCATCAAGCAGCCTGCCTGCGTGAGAGTACTCTATCGAGAACTCCATTTCCAGGTCCGCTATGAGGCACTCCGCCATGGAGTCGCCGCCATGGCACCGGCCGCTGCCGGCGCTTCGGCCAACGTAGAATGCGCTGCAACAAGTCGTGTAATGGAGGAGCAGCAGTGTCATTGCAATCAACGCGACCCGGGAACCCCTCTTCCTGTACACTTCCATTTTCACTCTGCGACACTCACACAAGTAGGCCGTGTGCGTTCGTGTGCGGGCTACATATAG